ATAATACGAACTATATAATCTTCATTTACTTTTTCTCAAATGCCTTTTATTTTGGCTTACAATCACTTGAAGATTGAATCCCCTTAAATAGACTTTTCAAGAATCATCTAGAGAACTCATTTACTCTACTCCTTTTCCCCATACTTAtttacttctttttctttcccATGCTACCGACCTCCATTACTAAGTGCTAAGACCAAGATTACTAATTACAATATTTAATACTTTATTCCTTTGCTTTCGCATGTACAGGAAATTTTACTTTTGATAGTTGCTATGCATAGCTAAGTGATGTAGGTATGTCTGGATACAAACTTCGCTTGCCACACATGATCTATGATAGCCTTAAAACAAAATACAACATCAAATCTAACTAAAATGCATACCTCAAAAGTAAACAATATACCTTAACTGCCCGAATGACACTTGCATTTGGAGGTCCAAGAAGTCTAGAAAGTGAGTGCAAATCGTGAATAggtaaataagaaagttttacataaatttaatattaattaatagatcaagagaaaaaaagatcaatgaaaattttcattatattttttaaagatcTCATTTATGATCTTTCATTTTAATATAGATAGTCCATTATTATTTGCATTTCTCTTATTTATCATCAATTAAAGTCAACAactattctttttatttattaccCGTTTTATCTCAAAATAATACACTTTTAATTATCATCTGTTAATGATCAccaataaatatatcatcatTAAATTTATCATCGATAAATCCATTTAGAAGTGAATCACTTGACTAGTGTAATAATGCTTATATGAGCTAAAGCCATCACCGGTAGTATACAATGATATAGTGTCATCATGCAAATAGAAACTAACTATTGGTGACATCATGCTACCACAATTTGATGTGGTCGGTTGAGTATTCTAATAAAAGGCTAGGTTTGAAGTTttcactttttataatttatattcatTTCTATTTCACTTTGAATGTTTTTTACACCATTTATTTCACCTTGGATTCACATTTTTAGTAGTTAGTTTAAGGGACTAATCTATGTTATCACTTGGTAGATTAGCAGCTTGTCCAGACATAGGATTATAACATCAGAAAGCTACATAAACATCAACAACATATAACATGTAAAGGAAAGAAGTTTAAAGATAGACAATTAACATAAGAAGAGTAATCGAAGTATcaattttaaagttttgaaaacaaacttaTCTCATGTTACAGCATATCCTTGCACCTAGGCGGTGAAACAAAGTCTAGACATGTTTTATGCAGCACTTGACACAATTGAAAGGGATTAAAGTTACCAAGAAGTGTTTTGTGTtcgtttaatttgattttttttttctcaaaattttttcCAAGTTTTTGGGTGtttctcaattttttattttttctgaaatgaaatagaatatttaattgtGGAAGATGTAAGCTGTAAGTATATGTATGAAACTTGGTTAATGGAGCTAGAAAAACTCAAAAATTGACCTTAGCCTGAATTTATGTCATAGTactttgtgtttgtgtttatttactttTTAATGATTAATTTGCCAACTTATAATTCCATTAATTTGTATCGATAATCATGACTTATGTGTCTATATATTGTTTATGCAGGTTACACACTTCAAGTGCGGTGGTGCAGCTTTGGGTGTTGGTCTGCAACATTATGCAGCTGATGGCTTCTCTGGCCTTTACTTCCTCAACTCTTGGTCTGATGTTGCCCGTGGCATTGGCATCACTATCCAACCATTCATCGATCGAACCCTCCTCCGTGCTCGTGACCCACCCAACCCCTCTTTTACTCACATTGAATACCTGCCTCCTCCTTCCATGAAGGACTCTCTCCCTTCAAACACCATGCCCCCAACCATTAACTCAGCCAAAAGCTCAAGCTCCACCACCGCTGTCAACATCTTCAAGCTCACCCGAGAACAGGTTGACCTCCTCAAAGCTAAAGCTCCCCCAGGTGGTAACTACAGCACATATGTCCTCCTTGCTGCTCATGTATGGAGGTGTACATGCATAGCGCGTGACCTCCAACCAGACCAGATGACCAAGATGTACATTGCAACTGATGGTCGGCAGAGAATGCAACCACCACTTCCACAAGGCTACTTTGGGAATGTGATATTCTCAGCAACACCCATTGCACCAGCGGGGGAGGTGGCCTCTTCGGAGGGTGGTCCTTCCCCAGCAGCCAAGACAATTCTGGAGACTTTGTCGAGGATGGATGCCAGCTACTTGCAATCAGCATTGGACTACCTAGAGATGCAGCCAGATTTGGGGGCTCTGGTCAGGGGTGCTCGCACATTCAGTTGTCCAAACATCGGGATCACTAGTTGGGTGCGTCTACCAATCCATGATGCCGACTTCGGTTGGGGTCGCCCAATTTTCATGGGTCCAGGTGGCATCCCTTATGAGGGTCTGTCATTTGTCCTGCCAAGCCCCACTGGGGATGGTAGCCTCTCATTAGCCATCTCCTTGCAGGCCGACCACATGCTAAAGTTCCAGAAGCTCATCTATGATATCTAAACCTACGAGATTGTTGTGGTAGTGGGAGCAAAACTTGAACTGTTTTTTGTTTTCCTCAGATGGAAGTTCCGAAGGTGTCTGTGTTGTTCTGCCATACTTGAAGGTTGTCATTCATCACATGAAATACTGAAGCAAATTGTTACCTTGTTTATCATTTATATACTATTTATTTCAGGGTTTAAGAACACTACTTGTTgcctaaataattttaacttatttgGACCTTGAATGTTTTTGTATTCTAATGCCCTTTCCTGGTTTTTGAAAGTAACATGATGTTTTCATGTACAGAAATCTGCGTCTATGAACTTTATGTGATTATAATGGCCATTGTTCTTGCACCAACTGGCCCTTTCCTGGGCATGTTGAACCATCTTTTTACAGAGCAGTTACACCACCAACCAAATAGAATGAGgggtgatcccgtccggaagctaagTCGGACAGAGGTTGGCCG
This window of the Zingiber officinale cultivar Zhangliang chromosome 3B, Zo_v1.1, whole genome shotgun sequence genome carries:
- the LOC122056268 gene encoding hydroxycinnamoyltransferase-like, with translation MVMINVRRSTMVRPAEPTPQRRLWNSNLDLVVPRLHTPVVYFYRPVGSANFFDAEMMRDALARALVPFYPMAGRLARDEDGRIEIDCNGEGVLFVEADAEATVDDFGDFAPTMELKQLIPKVDYTEDISAFPLLVVQVTHFKCGGAALGVGLQHYAADGFSGLYFLNSWSDVARGIGITIQPFIDRTLLRARDPPNPSFTHIEYLPPPSMKDSLPSNTMPPTINSAKSSSSTTAVNIFKLTREQVDLLKAKAPPGGNYSTYVLLAAHVWRCTCIARDLQPDQMTKMYIATDGRQRMQPPLPQGYFGNVIFSATPIAPAGEVASSEGGPSPAAKTILETLSRMDASYLQSALDYLEMQPDLGALVRGARTFSCPNIGITSWVRLPIHDADFGWGRPIFMGPGGIPYEGLSFVLPSPTGDGSLSLAISLQADHMLKFQKLIYDI